GAAAAGACTCGACCGAGCCGTCGAAAGGCGCCGACGGCTACGGTTATTTCGGATACCTGTCTGGCGACGGCGCCGTCAGCGCCTCCGGTATTGTCGGGCGAGCGATCTCTATCGACCGCGCGAATAACGTCATCGTTGCTTTGCCTAGCGCGCGGCCTGTTGCCAGCTCCCACTCGGACGGGGTGTCGCCGAACGCGCTATACGAAGCGATCACCAGAGCAATCGCGTGATAGCCACCTCTATACGTCGGCGAAAGTCACTGATACAAGCGGCTGGCCAGACCCAACTGCCGCACGCTTCATGCCCTCTGAGTTGTAGGCCATCGCCAGTTCGCCAGCCGGCGTGACCGCAATGATGCCGCCGTCTCCGCCGAGCCGCGCGACCTCTGCCAGCATAGCGTCGATGGCCTGCGAGAGCGGAACGCCGGCCCGAACCGCGCTGGCAATCGATACGGCTCCGCCTGCACGGATAATGTGCTCGCCGACACCCGTGCAAGAAATCGCCACGTCATTGTCCGCCCAGGTACCGGCGCCGACCAGCGGCGAGTCACCGACCCGGCCCTCCAGCTTGCCGAAGGTCCCACCGGTCGATGTTGCCGCAGCTAGCTGGCCCTCGGTATCGAGCGCGACCGCACCAACCGTGCCATGCTTTTGCCCGAGTTCATCCGGCTCAACGCCCACGGGAAGCGTGTAGTACGCCGATGGTTCTTCGACGAGCGCAAAGCCCTGCCTTGCCGCGAATTCGCGGGCGCCTTTGCCGGCCAGCATGACGTGCGGCGTATGCGTCATAACGCCACGTGCCACCCGTACCGGGTTTGCCACATCCTGTATCGCCGCGACGGC
The Pseudomonadota bacterium DNA segment above includes these coding regions:
- a CDS encoding isoaspartyl peptidase/L-asparaginase, which gives rise to MNYALALHGGAGAVAGRDYAQTEAHLSELARRCESLLREGGSSLDVVEHAVAEMEQSGLYVAGRGSAPNTAGYTELDASIMFGPTREAGAVAAIQDVANPVRVARGVMTHTPHVMLAGKGAREFAARQGFALVEEPSAYYTLPVGVEPDELGQKHGTVGAVALDTEGQLAAATSTGGTFGKLEGRVGDSPLVGAGTWADNDVAISCTGVGEHIIRAGGAVSIASAVRAGVPLSQAIDAMLAEVARLGGDGGIIAVTPAGELAMAYNSEGMKRAAVGSGQPLVSVTFADV